A genome region from Gouania willdenowi chromosome 9, fGouWil2.1, whole genome shotgun sequence includes the following:
- the LOC114470336 gene encoding zinc finger BED domain-containing protein 1-like has product MASALDPRFKLTYVSEDKHGSIEERLSSEMKAVMEKAPERAVTPADDTDATAAGGARKKKALGSFFKPVIEGTAPRSAALQPDQDQDKAIAFELQSYLQAGTLDTEADPLEWWKVSQKFYPRLSNLARKYLCIPATSASSERVFSTGGNVVTCLRSSLKPDQVNRLVFLAKNL; this is encoded by the exons ATGGCTTCAGCCCTGGACCCAAGGTTCAAGCTCACATATGTGAGTGAAGACAAGCATGGGTCAATTGAAGAAAGACTGTCATCTGAGATGAAGGCTGTCatg GAGAAGGCCCCTGAGAGAGCAGTGACTCCTGCTGATGACACTGACGCCACCGCTGCTGGTGGTGCACGAAAGAAGAAAGCCCTGGGCAGCTTCTTCAAGCCGGTCATTGAAGGCACAGCTCCAAGATCCGCTGCTTTGCAAccggaccaggaccaggacaagGCCATAGCTTTTGAGCTACAGTCCTACCTTCAGGCAGGGACACTGGACACTGAGGCGGACCCACTAGAGTGGTGGAAGGTATCCCAGAAGTTCTACCCACGGCTCTCCAACCTGGCAAGGAAATATCTTTGTATTCCAGCCACAAGTGCCTCGTCAGAGAGGGTTTTCAGTACAGGTGGTAATGTCGTCACCTGCCTGCGCTCATCCCTGAAACCAGACCAAGTTAACAGACTGGTGTTCCTGGCTAAAAACCTTTAA